The Glycine soja cultivar W05 chromosome 3, ASM419377v2, whole genome shotgun sequence genome window below encodes:
- the LOC114407398 gene encoding probable polygalacturonase, with product MQLFLHWIQNFLAPLQFQLVAHMKSLVAVLLLVAISTAVESNGEDNGGPCKQNAFKARPHSVSILEFGAVGDGITLNTVAFENAMFYLKSFADKGGAQLYVPSGKWLTGSFNLTSHLTLFLERGAIIIASQDYSHWDIVDFLPSYGRGIGRYRSLIYGQNLSDVVITGDNGTIDGQGSIWWELFSSNSLNYSRPNLIEFVDSVDIIISNLTFLDSPAWGIHPVHCSNVQIQNITSRAPAEFPYTSGIVPDSSRYVCIENSNISTGHDAVVLKSGWDQYGIAYGKPTSSVHISNVYLQSSSGAGLAFGSEMSGGISDIIAEKLHILNSPIGIELKTTKGRGGYMRGIFISDAELENISLGISMTGYSGFHPDDKYDTSALPIVGDITFKNVIGANISVAGNFSGIVESPFSTICLSNVTFSLSSEPSPSWFCSNVIGFSEDVIPEPCPDLQSSYSKFSFSCFSSLYPLFSNVSGYLDHQPQELQSLIFIHSIHEIQNS from the exons ATGCAACTGTTCCTGCACTGGATTCAGAACTTTCTTGCCCCATTGCAGTTTCAACTTGTTGCACACATGAAGAGCCTA GTGGCAGTGCTTTTACTTGTAGCAATAAGCACTGCCGTGGAAAGCAATGGAGAAGACAATGGTGGACCATGTAAACAGAATGCATTCAAGGCTAGGCCTCACAGTGTGTCGATCTTGGAGTTTGGGGCGGTTGGAGATGGAATAACACTGAACACAGTTGCATTCGAAAATGCAATGTTTTATCTCAAGTCATTTGCTGACAAAGGTGGTGCTCAACTATATGTTCCATCTGGCAAATGGCTAACTGGGAGTTTTAACCTCACCAGTCACCTCACTTTGTTCCTTGAGAGAGGAGCTATCATCATTGCATCTCag GATTATTCTCATTGGGAcatagtggatttcctcccttcTTATGGTAGAGGAATTGGGAGATATCGCAGCTTGATCTATGGGCAGAATTTAAGCGATGTGGTAATAACAG GTGATAATGGAACTATAGATGGACAAGGCTCTATCTGGTGGGAGCTGTTCAGTTCTAATTCCTTAAATTATAGTCGACCAAATCTTATAGAATTTGTTGATTCGGTTGATATCATAATTTCCAATTTGACTTTTCTTGACTCTCCTGCTTGGGGCATCCATCCAGTACATTGCAG TAAcgttcaaattcaaaacataacTTCTCGTGCACCAGCTGAATTCCCTTACACAAGTGGTATAGTTCCAG ATTCTTCTCGGTATGTATGCATTGAGAACAGTAACATTAGCACTGGTCATGATGCAGTGGTGCTGAAGAGTGGTTGGGATCAGTATGGCATTGCCTATGGAAAACCAACCTCAAGTGTTCACATCAGTAATGTTTACCTACAATCATCATCAGGTGCTGGCTTGGCATTTGGGAGTGAGATGTCTGGGGGGATATCTGATATTATTGCAGAGAAGCTTCATATACTCAACTCTCCTATTGGCATTGAACTGAAGACAACTAAGGGTAGAGGTGGTTATATGAGAGGGATCTTCATTTCTGATGCAGAATTGGAAAATATTAGCTTGGGAATAAGCATGACAGGATACTCCGGTTTCCATCCAGATGACAAGTATGACACAAGTGCACTTCCAATTGTTGGTGACATTACTTTCAAGAATGTGATTGGTGCAAATATTAGTGTTGCTGGGAATTTTTCAGGAATCGTTGAATCACCATTCTCAACAATCTGTCTTTCAAACGTGACTTTTTCTCTCAGCTCTGAGCCATCTCCTTCATGGTTCTGTTCTAATGTAATTGGTTTCTCTGAGGATGTGATTCCCGAGCCATGTCCTGATCTCCAGAGCTCGTATTCCAagttttccttttcttgtttttcttctctatatCCACTCTTTAGTAATGTCTCAGGCTATTTGGATCATCAACCACAAGAATTACAGTCACTCATTTTCATTCACTCTATACATGAGATACAAAATTCATAA